Proteins encoded by one window of Blautia argi:
- the citC gene encoding [citrate (pro-3S)-lyase] ligase, whose product MDSQQFYLEEGFPFQGRRLEKLKAFLTQTDLSYDSQIEYTALFKTQDGQIAGCGSRHKNTLKCIAINPAFQGKGCLSLIMTQLLKNAASEGISHLFLFTKPLYLQMFSDMGFYSIMQTEDMLLMENRKDGIREYLRQEAALTPAYKGKKIGAIVMNANPFTNGHRYLVETAASFCDLLHVFVLSADSSEFPSDLRLELVKKGCADFANVQIHGSSDYLISAATFPDYFLKDKATVSDKTALLDLMIFGVYFKETFGITQRFVGEEPFSQITNAYNQQMKKVLPSFGIKVTEIPRCKYQDTVISATLVRKKFLTGDENDLKELQNFVPETTYAFLISPQGTALKKQLSAQRGGIL is encoded by the coding sequence ATGGATTCCCAACAGTTTTATTTAGAAGAAGGCTTTCCTTTTCAGGGAAGAAGACTGGAAAAGCTAAAAGCCTTTTTAACCCAAACAGATTTATCCTATGACAGCCAGATTGAATACACTGCACTTTTTAAAACTCAGGACGGACAGATCGCAGGCTGTGGCTCACGTCACAAAAACACCTTAAAATGCATTGCCATTAATCCTGCCTTTCAGGGAAAAGGCTGCCTTTCTCTGATTATGACCCAGCTTTTAAAAAACGCTGCCTCAGAGGGAATCTCCCATCTGTTTTTGTTTACAAAACCCCTGTACCTGCAAATGTTTTCAGACATGGGATTCTACTCCATTATGCAGACTGAGGACATGCTGCTCATGGAGAACCGAAAAGACGGAATCCGGGAATACCTTCGGCAGGAAGCTGCTCTTACTCCCGCTTACAAAGGCAAAAAAATCGGCGCTATTGTCATGAATGCTAACCCCTTTACCAATGGACATCGGTATCTTGTGGAAACCGCAGCCTCCTTCTGCGACCTGCTTCATGTTTTCGTTTTATCTGCGGATTCCTCTGAATTTCCGTCGGACCTCCGCCTGGAACTGGTAAAAAAAGGCTGTGCAGATTTTGCAAACGTTCAAATACATGGCAGCTCTGATTACCTGATTTCGGCTGCTACCTTTCCTGACTATTTTCTAAAGGATAAAGCAACCGTTTCTGACAAAACTGCACTTTTAGACCTGATGATTTTCGGAGTTTATTTCAAAGAAACTTTTGGTATTACCCAGCGTTTTGTAGGAGAAGAACCCTTTTCTCAAATTACAAATGCCTATAATCAGCAGATGAAAAAAGTGCTTCCTTCCTTTGGAATAAAAGTGACGGAAATTCCCAGATGCAAATATCAGGATACTGTAATCAGCGCCACACTTGTACGAAAAAAATTTCTTACAGGAGATGAAAATGACCTGAAAGAGCTACAGAATTTTGTTCCTGAAACCACCTATGCGTTTTTGATTTCTCCTCAGGGAACTGCACTAAAAAAACAATTATCTGCTCAAAGAGGAGGTATATTATGA
- a CDS encoding HutD family protein, with translation MGNHFIVRNKAHFQTSRWSGGSTTELYLYPEDGSYKEGNFQCRISSAVVEVEQSEFTSLPGVKRYLSIFEGNLEMIHGETEKVRLKPYEVDCFDGGTSTVSFGQVTDFNLMLKNGAEGKMETACLKKGEKISLKPENGEQILAVYVKCGGVKTEGAVALAGELLLCRDWREEVVLENTGDCKAGLGICRVRV, from the coding sequence ATGGGAAATCATTTTATTGTAAGAAACAAAGCGCATTTTCAGACTTCACGGTGGTCAGGAGGCAGCACTACAGAGTTGTATCTGTATCCGGAGGATGGCAGCTATAAAGAAGGGAATTTTCAGTGCCGTATCAGCAGTGCGGTGGTGGAGGTGGAACAGTCCGAATTTACCAGTCTGCCGGGAGTTAAAAGATATTTGAGTATTTTTGAAGGAAATCTGGAAATGATTCACGGGGAAACAGAGAAGGTACGTTTGAAACCCTATGAAGTGGATTGTTTTGACGGCGGTACTTCTACGGTAAGCTTTGGACAGGTGACGGATTTCAACCTGATGCTGAAAAACGGAGCAGAGGGGAAAATGGAAACCGCGTGTTTAAAAAAAGGAGAGAAGATAAGCCTAAAGCCGGAAAACGGAGAGCAGATTCTGGCGGTGTATGTGAAATGCGGAGGTGTGAAGACAGAAGGAGCTGTTGCTTTGGCAGGGGAACTTTTGCTTTGCAGGGACTGGAGGGAAGAAGTTGTGCTGGAAAATACAGGGGATTGTAAGGCAGGGCTTGGAATTTGCAGAGTGAGGGTGTAG
- a CDS encoding RNA polymerase sigma factor, which translates to MDLLVKRAQKGDAEAFIRLIEKHKISMYKAAKSYLKNEEDVADVMQDTVLSAFEHIRELKHTGYFKTWITRILINHCLDMLKQEKRCVPVEWTERESAEVQDKDRAFYELLEELSEDYRIIFLLYYGEGFCVREIAELLEMNENTVKSKLRRGRKKLEQVLCLKERSV; encoded by the coding sequence ATGGACTTATTGGTGAAGAGAGCGCAGAAGGGAGATGCAGAAGCCTTTATCCGGCTTATAGAAAAACACAAAATTTCCATGTATAAAGCAGCGAAAAGTTATTTGAAAAATGAAGAAGATGTTGCAGATGTTATGCAGGACACCGTACTTTCTGCGTTTGAGCATATCAGGGAATTAAAGCATACCGGTTATTTTAAAACCTGGATTACCAGAATACTGATTAATCATTGCCTGGATATGCTGAAACAGGAAAAACGTTGTGTCCCGGTAGAATGGACGGAGCGGGAGAGTGCAGAAGTACAGGATAAGGACAGAGCTTTTTATGAATTGCTGGAAGAATTATCAGAGGACTATCGTATTATTTTTCTGCTCTATTATGGGGAGGGTTTTTGCGTCAGAGAGATTGCGGAACTATTGGAGATGAATGAAAATACAGTAAAAAGCAAATTGAGAAGAGGCAGAAAGAAATTGGAACAAGTGCTTTGTCTGAAAGAAAGGAGCGTATGA